One window from the genome of Gimesia aquarii encodes:
- a CDS encoding SUMF1/EgtB/PvdO family nonheme iron enzyme: MNRRQPGCSTQSSRMGITKRDVIVMICLAFLLIAIMSPLIVYSRESARLFHCQANLKRLGTGMQAYQATYESLPPAAVWSTQAMHSLSLNMSTRPDLFTHANWAVMLLPFVGQDQLADQIDFHQAISAEKNREVRTASLSLMNCPADSYNLPENPHVFEPAPERSIEFARGNYAINGGSHNMRLAPGSTTIPAGDGVQLKTDQTTRLFQYWGNGVAGFNISFRQEEFSNGSSSLVVFDEIRAGIHPVDPRGVWAFGQIAGSVTWAHGVNGDDYGPNNQWPRSDDILGCARLHETVGTETLTREGMPCVSYLDSNTNATARSSHTEGANVLFLDGASRFISNQIDPGLWHAIHSRETPEELFQSDNFADQLATVDFESEATPQSSQSERIQAGDLPSELINSLGMQFALIPAGTFMMGIPDHGNHVNPPQETPAHSVSITGAYLMGRYEVTQAQYLQVMGSNPSYHTSEHSFEEASNLYPVEQVTWYDTQEFCRRLSDIPEEKARGRHYRLPTEAEWEYACRAGSNKPFSWSRSRDQSDDSGHAGGIRPPLSVASAGQYSANPFGLYDMRGNVWEWCSDWFDRDYYSRSPRENPQGPAQGFIKVVRGTDWRFTGEICRIDYSMMPPWKSNRFVGFRVICELHQKPDSK, translated from the coding sequence ATGAACCGACGACAACCTGGATGTTCCACTCAATCTTCTCGGATGGGAATCACTAAACGAGATGTCATCGTTATGATCTGTTTGGCGTTCCTGTTAATCGCGATCATGTCACCCCTCATTGTTTATTCCCGTGAGTCAGCACGTTTGTTTCATTGTCAGGCTAATCTGAAACGTCTCGGGACAGGAATGCAGGCATATCAAGCTACTTACGAGTCTCTGCCTCCGGCTGCCGTCTGGAGTACGCAGGCTATGCACTCACTTTCGCTGAATATGAGTACTCGCCCGGATCTCTTCACTCATGCTAACTGGGCTGTCATGTTGCTTCCTTTTGTCGGACAGGATCAGTTGGCAGATCAAATTGATTTTCATCAGGCGATCAGCGCTGAAAAAAATAGAGAAGTTCGAACGGCGTCCCTGTCTCTGATGAACTGCCCTGCCGATTCGTATAATCTACCAGAGAATCCGCATGTATTTGAACCAGCGCCAGAGCGGTCCATCGAATTTGCGCGCGGAAACTATGCCATTAATGGAGGATCTCATAATATGCGACTCGCTCCGGGATCAACAACGATTCCGGCTGGAGACGGAGTTCAGTTGAAAACAGACCAGACAACCAGGTTGTTTCAATACTGGGGAAATGGAGTGGCCGGATTCAATATTTCATTTCGACAGGAAGAATTTTCCAATGGCAGTTCATCTCTGGTGGTGTTTGATGAGATCCGTGCGGGAATACATCCTGTTGATCCACGTGGAGTGTGGGCCTTCGGGCAAATTGCTGGGAGTGTCACCTGGGCACATGGAGTGAATGGGGATGATTATGGTCCGAATAATCAGTGGCCACGATCTGATGATATTCTAGGATGTGCCCGGCTCCATGAAACGGTAGGAACTGAGACGCTCACTCGCGAAGGAATGCCCTGTGTCTCTTATTTGGATAGTAACACTAATGCCACCGCGCGAAGCAGCCACACAGAGGGAGCGAACGTTCTGTTTCTCGACGGAGCAAGCCGCTTTATTTCAAACCAGATTGACCCGGGCCTCTGGCATGCAATTCATTCGAGGGAGACTCCTGAGGAGTTATTCCAGTCCGATAATTTTGCTGACCAGCTTGCTACCGTCGACTTTGAAAGTGAAGCGACTCCTCAATCCTCACAGTCTGAACGAATTCAAGCAGGTGATTTACCCTCTGAACTGATTAATTCACTGGGGATGCAGTTTGCACTGATTCCTGCGGGAACCTTTATGATGGGGATTCCAGATCATGGAAACCATGTCAACCCACCACAGGAAACACCCGCCCATTCCGTTTCAATCACTGGTGCATACCTAATGGGACGATATGAAGTGACTCAAGCTCAGTATTTACAAGTCATGGGTAGCAACCCAAGTTACCATACTTCGGAACACTCATTCGAGGAGGCAAGTAATTTATATCCTGTTGAACAAGTAACATGGTATGACACTCAGGAATTTTGCAGGCGACTTTCCGATATTCCAGAAGAAAAAGCTAGAGGCCGTCATTACCGACTTCCTACCGAGGCAGAATGGGAATATGCCTGTAGAGCTGGTTCAAACAAACCTTTTTCATGGAGCCGCAGCAGAGATCAAAGTGATGATTCAGGGCATGCGGGAGGAATCAGGCCTCCGCTTTCAGTAGCCTCGGCAGGACAATACTCGGCAAACCCGTTCGGACTATATGATATGCGAGGTAATGTCTGGGAATGGTGTTCAGACTGGTTTGATCGTGATTATTATTCACGATCACCTCGGGAAAATCCTCAGGGACCAGCTCAGGGATTTATCAAAGTCGTACGGGGAACAGATTGGAGGTTTACAGGTGAGATTTGCCGAATTGATTATTCAATGATGCCTCCCTGGAAATCCAATCGCTTTGTTGGGTTTCGTGTGATTTGTGAATTGCATCAAAAACCTGATTCAAAATAG
- a CDS encoding glycosyltransferase family 39 protein — protein MTTSESPQNQITSASHYSTLWWLIPITVIAVSLRMQNLSDVGYLFDESFSLQMVEFPLDEMWERIPEDISPPMFYLLLKSWIGLFGDTPFATRMLSVVLGTIVVLGVYLFAYEAYRKLGDVSSERQAQYIAVTASLLVALCPLHITFAQRIRMYSFGTALAVLSSWFLFRALNRPKTGTRDWVCFTLTAILFIYTHYFGMFTIAVEYVFALGYLFLNSPEKKMAGRLKHLWPWLISVSAVWFIWSPWIPQFLYQRSHVNQTFWSSPLTWDRFGSQISALFDLNLVQIGSSNHGLLIAEICFVLLIILLLGRRPADIFIAMAACIPILVAVIISKLSRSVFAFRYLQFSQIFMLIAISVILSRVPTKPARMGATLLILMGMGYLSWRHYEVRHRYALMPGMKTVIARFEQTRGPDEKLICCNPMLFTSADAYSKQNNAIYVNGSARRYPYFQGTAVIQEAEYLTPSQYLGENIEAVWTLDAQRWFNSTWSVEMPAGWKKAGEMRFPEFYADLILRLYVREKDSNTGLTDTRE, from the coding sequence ATGACCACTTCAGAATCGCCTCAAAACCAAATCACTTCAGCCAGTCATTATTCAACTCTATGGTGGCTTATTCCCATCACTGTGATTGCGGTTTCGCTGAGGATGCAGAATTTGTCTGATGTCGGATATCTGTTTGATGAAAGCTTTAGCCTGCAGATGGTCGAATTTCCTCTTGACGAAATGTGGGAGCGAATTCCCGAGGACATCAGTCCGCCGATGTTCTATTTACTTCTTAAATCATGGATAGGTTTATTCGGAGACACGCCGTTTGCAACACGTATGTTGAGTGTCGTTTTAGGAACCATTGTTGTGTTGGGTGTCTACCTTTTTGCATACGAAGCATATCGTAAACTGGGAGATGTGAGTTCAGAAAGACAAGCACAATATATCGCTGTCACAGCTTCCCTGCTGGTCGCTCTCTGTCCATTACATATTACCTTCGCTCAACGAATTCGTATGTATTCTTTTGGGACTGCATTGGCTGTATTATCGAGCTGGTTCCTCTTTCGAGCACTAAACAGACCAAAAACTGGTACGCGAGACTGGGTATGTTTTACGCTGACGGCAATTCTATTTATCTATACCCATTACTTTGGAATGTTTACCATAGCGGTGGAGTATGTATTTGCTTTGGGATACCTATTCCTCAATTCACCTGAGAAAAAAATGGCAGGGCGTTTGAAACATCTCTGGCCTTGGTTGATTTCTGTTTCTGCTGTATGGTTTATATGGTCCCCCTGGATTCCTCAATTTCTGTATCAGAGATCTCATGTGAATCAGACCTTCTGGAGCAGCCCACTTACGTGGGATCGTTTCGGCTCTCAGATCTCTGCGTTGTTCGATTTAAATTTAGTCCAGATCGGTTCATCAAATCATGGTCTGCTGATTGCTGAGATCTGTTTTGTACTACTTATTATATTGTTACTCGGACGTCGGCCAGCAGATATTTTTATTGCGATGGCAGCGTGTATTCCAATACTTGTTGCTGTCATTATCTCAAAATTATCACGCAGTGTTTTTGCGTTTCGCTATTTACAGTTCTCACAGATTTTTATGTTAATCGCGATTTCTGTCATTCTCTCTCGTGTTCCAACAAAACCAGCAAGAATGGGGGCCACACTCCTTATTCTAATGGGCATGGGATACCTTTCTTGGCGTCACTATGAGGTTCGTCATCGGTATGCACTGATGCCTGGCATGAAAACTGTCATCGCTAGATTTGAGCAAACACGAGGACCAGATGAAAAACTGATATGTTGTAATCCGATGTTATTCACATCTGCTGATGCTTATTCAAAACAAAACAATGCAATTTATGTGAATGGCTCGGCACGTCGTTATCCCTATTTTCAGGGGACGGCAGTTATTCAGGAGGCCGAATATCTTACTCCCTCTCAATATCTTGGTGAAAACATAGAGGCTGTCTGGACTTTAGATGCACAACGTTGGTTTAACAGCACCTGGTCAGTTGAAATGCCTGCTGGTTGGAAAAAGGCCGGGGAAATGCGATTTCCGGAATTTTATGCGGATCTAATTTTGAGGTTATATGTTCGTGAAAAAGATTCAAATACTGGACTCACTGATACGCGGGAGTAA
- a CDS encoding glycosyltransferase family 39 protein — MLTKPSTDTFRRNNRFTAAVWGLMVVLLIAVILRTHRIEAMSFWFDESFCLKMAEFPISELWIHAKGDPHPPFFYFVLRYWMLLFGASTFVTRLTSLIPGMLSIVGIFLVVREAYRNQTTGICSTSVNTAAVVAASLVALSPLHILWSYQVRMYALGTALAAFSSWFLLKVLLRTQPQKRDWYFFTLTAIALIYTHNFGLFVVTAQYLFAAGYLLLHQRTSNESNAGTRFLPLIISAACTGFIWLPWLPSFLHQRQLVVEGFWTKPFTWKTAGATLFDMFGFDQAMEMNPIIGLIIGQISLLVLLLLALGRRPGDYFLALTAGLPFVIGILVSIYSRNIFNDRYFMFNQIFLFAAFAVLISRVQLKTVQFSLFGFCVIGTGFLSYHQWLNREADFRLPAIQGAMASVDERRKPGELLLVCDPAIYVSVIAHTRERKDIFTFHSGEDYPFTHGAAAMREDEYLKADEIAQRADSWIWAFDADSYNWKVPIPAGYKLVGENRFPGFRGKYVVRLYLSTSEEAVSAN, encoded by the coding sequence ATGTTAACCAAACCGTCTACTGATACCTTCAGAAGGAACAACAGGTTCACCGCTGCTGTCTGGGGGTTGATGGTAGTTTTACTGATTGCTGTTATTTTGCGAACTCACCGAATTGAAGCCATGAGTTTCTGGTTTGATGAAAGTTTCTGCCTCAAAATGGCTGAGTTTCCAATTTCTGAGTTGTGGATTCACGCGAAGGGAGATCCACATCCTCCATTTTTTTATTTCGTGCTGAGATATTGGATGTTATTGTTCGGCGCATCCACATTTGTGACAAGATTAACCAGCCTGATTCCAGGTATGTTATCCATCGTTGGTATTTTTCTAGTTGTGCGCGAAGCGTATCGAAACCAAACGACGGGAATCTGTTCAACCTCGGTTAACACAGCAGCCGTAGTGGCAGCATCTTTAGTAGCTTTGAGCCCGTTACATATTTTATGGTCTTATCAGGTGCGAATGTATGCATTGGGAACTGCTTTGGCTGCTTTTTCAAGCTGGTTTCTGCTTAAGGTTCTGCTCAGGACTCAGCCACAAAAGCGTGACTGGTATTTCTTTACTTTGACTGCGATTGCCCTCATCTACACGCACAATTTTGGGTTATTTGTAGTGACAGCACAATATCTCTTTGCCGCTGGTTATCTGTTGCTCCATCAGCGTACTTCTAATGAATCAAATGCGGGAACGCGATTTCTGCCGCTCATCATCTCTGCAGCATGCACAGGATTCATTTGGCTCCCTTGGCTTCCCTCATTCCTGCATCAAAGACAACTCGTCGTGGAAGGATTCTGGACGAAGCCATTCACCTGGAAGACAGCAGGAGCAACTCTATTCGATATGTTTGGTTTTGACCAGGCTATGGAGATGAATCCGATAATCGGCCTGATTATTGGTCAGATTTCCTTGCTGGTCTTACTGCTTCTGGCTCTGGGGCGACGTCCCGGCGACTATTTTCTGGCACTAACTGCAGGATTGCCGTTCGTAATAGGAATCCTGGTTTCTATCTACTCTCGGAATATCTTTAATGATCGCTATTTCATGTTCAATCAGATCTTTCTGTTTGCTGCATTTGCCGTACTCATCAGTCGAGTGCAATTGAAAACAGTCCAATTCAGCCTGTTTGGTTTTTGTGTGATCGGGACAGGGTTTCTGTCTTATCACCAGTGGCTCAATCGGGAAGCAGACTTCAGATTGCCAGCAATTCAGGGAGCAATGGCGAGTGTTGATGAACGACGTAAACCAGGTGAGCTGCTTCTGGTTTGCGATCCTGCGATTTACGTTTCTGTCATCGCTCATACCAGAGAACGCAAGGATATTTTTACATTTCATTCGGGGGAAGATTATCCTTTTACGCATGGGGCGGCAGCGATGCGCGAAGATGAGTATCTCAAAGCAGATGAAATTGCTCAACGAGCCGATTCCTGGATCTGGGCATTTGATGCGGACTCGTATAACTGGAAAGTCCCAATTCCAGCTGGTTACAAACTGGTTGGAGAGAATCGATTTCCCGGTTTCAGAGGAAAGTATGTAGTTCGCCTCTATTTATCCACGTCCGAAGAAGCCGTTTCAGCGAATTAA
- a CDS encoding DegT/DnrJ/EryC1/StrS family aminotransferase, producing the protein MIYQSCFQQSKQSGLFETLNYSNLELGPEADSALENFCPELLAPEFRIQLAQYATFLYWWRTSPEDHHDWIGFASKNDLEYLEHHLPDETEIKMLLVRNEILSGSKYCSDLGIAAQTEKSHHGVTSFILSMLSDLKKKLPGEYFELDIGFTTDSVIMKKTLFLQFMEWLNPFIQYCSRKMNSHEFLIRNPEQGIRIVLDRLFNIWYLENNLSIYDMLSKTTYIGGKYKTKSVSSHVSLGCVNYKREADENLVEASRTGRIASGRFVEELEDKFCEKLHVKHAIAVCNGTLADAIALSAIAAKTNRKNVITPALTFIAQANAIIHAGLNPVFVDVGKDGLLDDIPNMAGENDSIVYPTHLMGKVCSSVKEFNKKYPVLEDACEALGSQVDGKFAGTLGMAGTFSMYVSHSFTSGEGGMIITNDDEIAEICRSIRNHGRMGDHVNERFRFPRLGFNGKMSNIQAAFATAHFDDFEQIVNMRKEVVSKLTTRLGDDFGVASHDVVAHAFPIKYSDKESRDRALVAISNNGIECRPLFSCIASEHFSTSGEFPNAEEISSCFLYVPCHHLMTQQDIDLVCTAVSKSRSS; encoded by the coding sequence ATGATCTATCAATCTTGTTTCCAGCAAAGTAAGCAATCTGGTTTATTTGAGACACTGAACTATTCAAATTTAGAACTTGGACCAGAAGCGGACTCGGCTTTAGAGAATTTTTGTCCGGAACTTCTCGCACCTGAATTCCGAATACAATTGGCTCAGTACGCAACATTTCTCTATTGGTGGAGAACTTCTCCAGAAGACCATCATGATTGGATTGGATTCGCTTCTAAAAATGATTTGGAGTATTTAGAACATCATTTACCTGATGAAACAGAAATTAAAATGTTGCTCGTAAGAAATGAAATACTTTCTGGATCAAAATACTGCTCAGATCTGGGGATTGCCGCTCAGACAGAAAAGAGTCATCACGGTGTCACATCGTTTATCTTGAGCATGCTTTCTGATCTGAAGAAAAAATTGCCTGGGGAATATTTTGAACTGGATATTGGGTTTACTACAGATTCAGTGATTATGAAAAAAACATTATTTCTCCAGTTTATGGAATGGTTAAATCCGTTTATTCAATATTGTTCCAGAAAAATGAACTCACATGAGTTTCTTATCAGGAACCCTGAACAGGGAATAAGAATTGTTTTAGACAGATTGTTCAATATCTGGTATCTAGAAAATAATTTGTCTATTTATGACATGTTATCTAAAACAACATATATTGGTGGCAAGTATAAAACTAAATCGGTGTCAAGCCATGTTTCACTTGGCTGCGTGAATTATAAAAGAGAAGCAGATGAAAACCTGGTTGAAGCATCACGAACAGGAAGAATTGCCAGTGGGAGATTTGTTGAAGAACTTGAAGATAAATTTTGTGAAAAGTTACATGTAAAACACGCCATAGCTGTGTGCAATGGAACACTTGCTGATGCAATTGCATTATCGGCGATTGCAGCGAAAACAAATCGAAAAAACGTAATTACACCCGCCCTCACATTCATCGCGCAGGCAAATGCGATCATACACGCCGGGCTCAACCCTGTGTTTGTAGATGTAGGTAAAGATGGATTGCTAGATGATATTCCAAACATGGCAGGAGAGAATGATTCTATCGTCTACCCTACTCATTTAATGGGTAAAGTTTGTAGTTCAGTGAAGGAATTCAATAAAAAGTATCCAGTACTTGAAGATGCATGCGAAGCATTGGGTAGTCAAGTGGATGGAAAATTCGCAGGCACTTTAGGTATGGCTGGTACTTTTTCTATGTACGTTTCACATTCATTCACGAGCGGTGAGGGAGGGATGATCATCACCAATGATGATGAGATTGCTGAAATTTGTAGATCAATCAGAAATCATGGAAGAATGGGAGATCATGTTAATGAACGATTTCGATTTCCGAGGCTGGGATTCAATGGAAAAATGTCAAATATCCAAGCCGCGTTTGCTACTGCACATTTTGATGACTTTGAACAGATAGTGAATATGAGAAAGGAAGTAGTCAGCAAACTTACAACTCGATTAGGAGATGATTTTGGTGTTGCCTCCCATGATGTCGTCGCGCACGCATTTCCAATAAAATATTCTGACAAAGAGTCTAGAGATCGAGCTTTAGTCGCAATTAGTAACAACGGAATAGAGTGCCGCCCTTTATTTTCATGTATCGCATCTGAACATTTCAGTACTTCCGGTGAGTTCCCAAATGCAGAAGAAATTTCTTCTTGTTTTTTATACGTTCCATGCCATCATCTGATGACGCAACAAGACATTGATCTTGTTTGCACAGCAGTATCTAAGTCCAGATCCAGTTAA
- a CDS encoding BON domain-containing protein codes for MSQNITIDHAHQLCELVKHAITNSILVAHQNVQFKIEQQQVVLTGNVNSYYEKQLAQESVSRVKGVRQVHNCLTVAPLLQEEKAEFAH; via the coding sequence ATGTCACAAAACATCACTATCGACCATGCTCATCAACTCTGTGAATTAGTGAAGCATGCAATAACAAACTCAATATTAGTAGCTCATCAGAACGTTCAATTCAAAATTGAGCAACAACAGGTAGTTTTAACCGGAAATGTGAATAGCTACTACGAAAAACAGTTAGCTCAAGAATCTGTAAGTCGTGTGAAAGGAGTCAGGCAGGTTCACAATTGCCTGACTGTAGCTCCACTTCTGCAAGAGGAAAAAGCAGAATTTGCTCACTGA
- a CDS encoding ArnT family glycosyltransferase has translation MVVISDQELLQRSVEPAHDLFPVMRRAAVMSPLVILLSLGPGLLAFHSYRIDELSAWFGLQCLGKASLISDSGNALISQPPLVRWIYTGLLKLIGHWSSSLVFFSYISTSLLLFIAYRFSRKFCNARYATVFCFLLAFHPLVLRQIQLIEAPAFPIVFALLTIWGFVGHIQSEAGIVSQKLLFGGIALGICLLSGGSLALGVLLILGLFIINPIDFPKSRLSSDQKKIPVLIQAVRAWKSLVILAFTGFAVGGWWELMAASQIDGFWGKWFAGPGQPMISLYWKSEFYPNYFLRDIMSSMGFLLGFALFGLFHGAKRILNPQENFTDVAWLRLIMIWVICGLFFWWGVQYLPQMKASTRAMWKLFFVIPLIAIVAWEFQQIALRRVSYPTVLAVFTVGVLSVIFLSASQENTLSPEVSGSFLRQLIVLGLSLIMVLWYSNRFKKEHGHRVVVIALVIALSCLHIVYGVYSVPKPNPAGERLQQFEHQLRLTQNVSDCILVSKDDQPPMELTFLIFYLWGDINFKQIQGAVLPQDLDLPESATLKSASSVDAEKHVIIRWAASPIALRNIINAGFVLKPVASPDVYKQQELEADLVSRSPQGF, from the coding sequence TTGGTAGTCATTAGTGATCAGGAACTATTACAGAGATCAGTAGAGCCTGCTCATGACTTGTTTCCAGTGATGAGACGTGCGGCTGTCATGTCGCCTTTAGTCATATTGCTGTCCTTGGGGCCAGGACTTTTGGCATTCCATTCTTATCGAATTGATGAGCTGTCAGCCTGGTTTGGATTACAGTGTCTCGGGAAAGCCAGTTTAATCAGCGATAGCGGTAATGCTCTCATTTCCCAGCCTCCTCTCGTACGTTGGATCTATACAGGCCTGCTTAAATTAATTGGTCATTGGTCTTCCTCATTAGTTTTTTTTTCCTATATTTCAACTTCGCTTCTACTGTTTATTGCCTATCGCTTTTCGAGAAAATTTTGTAATGCCCGTTACGCGACGGTCTTTTGTTTCCTTCTGGCATTTCATCCTTTGGTCTTAAGACAGATTCAACTTATCGAAGCACCTGCGTTTCCGATCGTGTTTGCTTTATTAACGATCTGGGGGTTCGTGGGGCACATTCAGTCTGAAGCAGGAATTGTGTCTCAGAAGTTATTATTTGGTGGAATTGCATTAGGAATATGTTTACTTTCAGGAGGATCCCTGGCACTGGGAGTCCTGCTGATATTGGGGCTTTTTATTATTAACCCCATCGATTTTCCAAAGAGTCGTCTTTCTTCAGATCAGAAAAAAATACCTGTATTGATACAAGCAGTTCGTGCCTGGAAATCATTAGTCATACTCGCATTTACTGGCTTTGCTGTGGGAGGCTGGTGGGAATTAATGGCTGCATCACAGATTGATGGGTTTTGGGGGAAATGGTTTGCAGGACCTGGCCAGCCCATGATCAGTTTGTACTGGAAATCCGAATTTTATCCCAACTATTTTTTGCGTGATATTATGTCCTCGATGGGCTTCTTATTGGGGTTTGCTCTGTTTGGATTGTTTCATGGAGCAAAGCGTATCTTAAATCCTCAGGAGAACTTTACAGATGTGGCTTGGTTAAGATTGATCATGATTTGGGTCATTTGTGGGTTGTTCTTCTGGTGGGGAGTGCAGTATCTGCCACAAATGAAGGCCAGTACCCGTGCGATGTGGAAGCTGTTTTTTGTGATTCCTCTGATTGCGATTGTAGCTTGGGAATTTCAACAGATTGCTCTGCGACGGGTTAGCTACCCAACTGTTTTGGCTGTTTTTACAGTCGGTGTTCTGTCTGTGATTTTTCTAAGTGCTTCCCAGGAAAATACATTGAGCCCTGAAGTTTCAGGTAGTTTTTTGCGACAATTAATCGTTCTGGGTTTATCGCTTATTATGGTTCTCTGGTATAGCAATCGCTTTAAAAAAGAACATGGCCATCGTGTTGTAGTAATTGCGCTGGTGATCGCGTTATCTTGTTTACACATTGTTTATGGAGTTTATTCGGTTCCGAAACCTAACCCGGCGGGAGAACGATTGCAACAATTCGAACATCAACTGCGTTTAACTCAGAATGTGTCGGACTGCATTCTGGTGAGTAAAGACGATCAACCCCCAATGGAGTTAACATTCCTGATTTTTTATCTCTGGGGAGATATCAATTTCAAACAGATCCAAGGTGCCGTTCTACCTCAGGATCTAGATTTACCAGAATCAGCAACTTTAAAATCAGCAAGCAGTGTTGATGCAGAAAAACATGTGATTATTCGTTGGGCAGCCTCTCCAATTGCATTGCGAAATATCATCAATGCAGGGTTTGTTTTAAAACCAGTGGCTTCACCCGATGTATATAAACAACAGGAACTCGAGGCAGATCTGGTAAGCAGGTCCCCCCAAGGGTTTTAA
- a CDS encoding CehA/McbA family metallohydrolase domain-containing protein has translation MTRLESIRSNAHSGLKLSTQFVLSCLLFFSSVTLAAEPVELKESADEKWYKGNLHTHSLWSDGDDYLEMIADWYKSHGYDFLSFTDHNVLAQSERWTVPEKNKGKLHAYKELKKRFPNWIEERKNKEGQIEVRLRTFQEVSDKLGEPGKYLLIQSEEVTDRFKNMPVHMNATNLHSLLTPLGGKSVYDVMQNNTNALLAQRERTGQKMMIHLNHPNFHYGVTAEELMKVIGENFFEVYNGHPGVDNRGDESHPSTDRMWDIILTKRLAELDLPIMYGLSTDDGHEYHNIPSRASEPGRGWVVVLSRNLDPESLVEAMEAGRFYASSGVKLKSITYSDHGLEIEIDPEEGVEYTTHFIGTLKGYPKQGIPVLDKRGHEVHATKRYSKKIGANLKTVKGPTAKYDFNGNEIYVRALIRSSKLHPNPAQTGEIERAWIQPMKGPGSPQK, from the coding sequence ATGACTCGCCTTGAATCGATACGGTCTAATGCCCATTCAGGTCTAAAATTAAGCACACAGTTCGTATTAAGTTGTCTGTTATTTTTCAGTTCAGTGACTCTCGCTGCAGAGCCAGTAGAATTAAAAGAATCTGCTGATGAAAAGTGGTACAAAGGAAACCTGCATACGCATTCTTTGTGGAGCGATGGCGATGATTACCTCGAGATGATTGCTGACTGGTATAAATCACATGGTTATGATTTTCTCTCTTTTACAGACCATAATGTACTGGCGCAATCAGAACGATGGACTGTTCCCGAAAAAAATAAAGGCAAACTGCATGCTTACAAAGAATTGAAAAAACGGTTTCCCAATTGGATTGAAGAACGCAAAAACAAAGAAGGGCAGATTGAAGTTCGTTTGCGAACATTTCAGGAAGTATCAGATAAGTTGGGGGAACCTGGAAAATATTTGCTGATTCAAAGTGAAGAGGTTACTGACCGATTTAAAAATATGCCCGTGCATATGAATGCGACGAATTTACATTCATTACTGACTCCGTTGGGTGGGAAGAGTGTTTACGACGTAATGCAGAACAATACAAACGCTTTGCTCGCACAACGTGAGCGAACCGGCCAGAAGATGATGATTCATTTGAATCATCCTAATTTTCATTATGGAGTCACTGCGGAAGAACTGATGAAGGTGATCGGAGAGAATTTCTTCGAAGTCTATAATGGCCATCCAGGCGTTGATAATCGTGGAGATGAATCACATCCCAGCACAGATCGGATGTGGGATATTATTTTAACTAAAAGATTAGCCGAGTTGGATCTGCCAATAATGTATGGATTGTCCACTGATGATGGGCATGAATATCATAACATTCCAAGTCGCGCGAGCGAGCCAGGCAGAGGCTGGGTTGTCGTGCTTTCCAGGAATCTTGATCCAGAATCACTTGTGGAAGCGATGGAGGCAGGGCGGTTTTATGCCTCTTCAGGAGTGAAACTCAAATCAATCACTTATTCCGACCATGGCCTGGAGATCGAAATCGATCCAGAGGAAGGGGTGGAATACACGACTCATTTTATAGGCACTCTGAAAGGTTATCCCAAGCAGGGCATACCCGTCTTAGACAAGCGAGGACACGAGGTACATGCCACAAAACGTTACAGCAAAAAAATTGGTGCGAACTTGAAGACAGTTAAAGGGCCCACCGCCAAATATGATTTCAATGGCAATGAAATTTACGTACGGGCTCTCATTCGTTCTTCAAAATTGCATCCCAATCCCGCACAGACAGGAGAAATTGAGCGTGCCTGGATTCAACCAATGAAAGGCCCCGGTAGTCCGCAGAAGTAG